Proteins from one Malania oleifera isolate guangnan ecotype guangnan chromosome 4, ASM2987363v1, whole genome shotgun sequence genomic window:
- the LOC131152641 gene encoding uncharacterized protein LOC131152641 isoform X1, protein MSISGIGLGPWFHKKIVDPLSQILSRGAEPKQLAFSAALGITLGVFPICGVTVFLCAMAIAALGSLCHSPSVMLANFIATPIELSLVVPFLRFGEVLSGGPHFPLTSDALKKVLTGQASHEILLSVVHVLLGWLVAAPFILALLYISFLPCFKLLVHKFSNAPPLSPRKPLLPDMDVELKVRDA, encoded by the exons ATGTCGATCTCTGGGATCGGATTGGGTCCATGGTTCCATAAGAAGATTGTTGACCCTCTCTCTCAAATACTCAGCAG GGGTGCGGAGCCAAAGCAATTAGCCTTCTCTGCTGCTCTTGGCATTACTTTGGGAGTATTTCCCATATGTG GGGTCACCGTGTTTTTGTGTGCAATGGCTATTGCTGCACTTGGATCTCTTTGCCATTCTCCAAGTGTGATGCTTGCTAACTTCATTGCTACTCCAATAGAGTTGAG tctggtggttccCTTCTTGCGCTTTGGTGAAGTTCTCTCTGGTGGACCTCATTTTCCATTGACTTCAGATGCCTTGAAGAAAGTGTTGACTGGTCAAGCTTCACATGAAATCCTTCTAAGTGTTGTCCATGTG TTGTTGGGGTGGCTCGTCGCTGCACCCTTTATTCTGGCATTGCTTTACATATCATTCTTGCCATGTTTCAAGCTTCTAGTCCACAAGTTCAGCAATGCCCCCCCTTTAAGCCCTAGGAAGCCGCTCCTTCCCGACATGGATGTGGAGCTCAAGGTCAGGGATGCTTAA
- the LOC131152641 gene encoding uncharacterized protein LOC131152641 isoform X2, protein MSISGIGLGPWFHKKIVDPLSQILSRGAEPKQLAFSAALGITLGVFPICGVTVFLCAMAIAALGSLCHSPSVMLANFIATPIELSLVVPFLRFGEVLSGGPHFPLTSDALKKVLTGQASHEILLSVVHVVVVGVARRCTLYSGIALHIILAMFQASSPQVQQCPPFKP, encoded by the exons ATGTCGATCTCTGGGATCGGATTGGGTCCATGGTTCCATAAGAAGATTGTTGACCCTCTCTCTCAAATACTCAGCAG GGGTGCGGAGCCAAAGCAATTAGCCTTCTCTGCTGCTCTTGGCATTACTTTGGGAGTATTTCCCATATGTG GGGTCACCGTGTTTTTGTGTGCAATGGCTATTGCTGCACTTGGATCTCTTTGCCATTCTCCAAGTGTGATGCTTGCTAACTTCATTGCTACTCCAATAGAGTTGAG tctggtggttccCTTCTTGCGCTTTGGTGAAGTTCTCTCTGGTGGACCTCATTTTCCATTGACTTCAGATGCCTTGAAGAAAGTGTTGACTGGTCAAGCTTCACATGAAATCCTTCTAAGTGTTGTCCATGTGGTAG TTGTTGGGGTGGCTCGTCGCTGCACCCTTTATTCTGGCATTGCTTTACATATCATTCTTGCCATGTTTCAAGCTTCTAGTCCACAAGTTCAGCAATGCCCCCCCTTTAAGCCCTAG